A region from the Rhodamnia argentea isolate NSW1041297 chromosome 7, ASM2092103v1, whole genome shotgun sequence genome encodes:
- the LOC115729553 gene encoding mitochondrial import receptor subunit TOM9-2-like, with protein sequence MASSARKGGVSLPDKRNPKSGGGGGGFGSSIISRISESQIVATGKRAAGDATFVTKKLLKSTGKAAWIAGTTFLVLVVPLIIEMDREQQLNELELQQASLLGTPPVGQK encoded by the coding sequence ATGGCGTCCTCGGCGCGCAAAGGCGGAGTCTCCCTCCCCGACAAGCGGAACCCTAAGagcgggggcggcggcggcggcttcgGGAGCAGCATCATTTCCAGAATCTCGGAGTCGCAGATCGTCGCCACGGGGAAGCGGGCGGCGGGCGACGCGACGTTCGTGACGAAGAAGCTCCTGAAGAGCACGGGGAAGGCCGCTTGGATCGCCGGCACCACcttcctcgtcctcgtcgtGCCCCTCATCATCGAGATGGACCGCGAGCAGCAGCTCAACGAGCTCGAGCTCCAGCAGGCCAGCCTCCTCGGCACTCCTCCCGTCGGACAGAAATGA